Proteins encoded within one genomic window of Nonomuraea gerenzanensis:
- a CDS encoding GNAT family N-acetyltransferase — translation MIEVRELHEMAELVRVDALFDDIWQFGPGAPPITIELMRALAHAGGYVAGAFDGDLLVGGSVGFLAAGLTLHSHVTGATRPGAGYDLKLHQRRWALEHGLERITWTYDPLVRRNAHFNLAKLGARPLSYLPCFYGVLDDPINQGDESDRLLASWPSAAPHVTAPAEGGAHPPRHGGSVPPDAVVALADEGGRPVVAPVGGAARTVLVAVPEDIEGLRRADPGAGKAWRHAVRDVLGGLMAEGHAVTGFSGKRYYVVERA, via the coding sequence GTGATCGAGGTCAGGGAACTCCACGAGATGGCGGAGCTCGTCCGCGTCGACGCGCTGTTCGACGACATCTGGCAGTTCGGCCCCGGCGCGCCGCCCATCACGATCGAGCTGATGCGGGCGCTGGCGCACGCGGGCGGCTACGTGGCCGGCGCCTTCGACGGTGACCTGCTGGTCGGCGGCTCGGTGGGGTTCCTGGCGGCGGGCCTGACGCTGCACTCGCACGTCACGGGCGCGACCAGGCCCGGCGCCGGGTACGACCTCAAGCTGCACCAGCGCCGCTGGGCCCTGGAGCACGGCCTGGAGCGCATCACCTGGACCTACGACCCCCTGGTGCGCCGCAACGCGCACTTCAACCTGGCCAAGCTGGGCGCCAGGCCGCTTTCGTACCTGCCGTGCTTCTACGGCGTCCTGGACGACCCGATCAACCAGGGCGACGAGTCGGACCGGCTGCTGGCCTCCTGGCCGTCGGCCGCGCCGCACGTGACGGCGCCGGCCGAGGGTGGTGCCCATCCTCCGCGGCACGGCGGTTCCGTCCCGCCGGACGCGGTGGTGGCGCTGGCCGACGAGGGTGGGCGTCCGGTGGTCGCGCCGGTGGGCGGGGCGGCGCGTACGGTGCTGGTGGCGGTCCCCGAGGACATCGAGGGGCTGCGCAGGGCCGATCCGGGTGCGGGCAAGGCGTGGCGGCACGCCGTGCGTGATGTGCTGGGAGGTCTGATGGCGGAGGGCCACGCGGTCACGGGGTTCTCCGGGAAGCGGTACTACGTAGTGGAGAGAGCGTGA
- a CDS encoding acyclic terpene utilization AtuA family protein: MNMLRIGTWRSPASVDVIACGWHDDGPGPVRTGIKLIYGMFGPAPRFPGLRVGDLIARSTEEIAELLVQGMDVVLTAPGGCPAAPVVAAGIWHYGWTRRDLGALAGATVAGLALAAQPGPCMVEIWRDGRSSLDGDVSAAAVRADLADRFAGGRYRTPEVTVPLESVRLSQEAPSRIHIALAAAG; this comes from the coding sequence ATGAACATGCTGCGTATCGGCACGTGGAGGTCTCCCGCGTCGGTCGATGTCATCGCCTGCGGCTGGCACGACGACGGCCCCGGCCCCGTCAGGACGGGCATCAAGCTCATCTACGGCATGTTCGGCCCCGCACCCCGCTTTCCCGGGCTCAGGGTCGGTGACCTGATCGCGCGGAGCACGGAGGAGATCGCCGAGCTGCTGGTGCAGGGCATGGACGTGGTCCTCACCGCTCCCGGCGGCTGCCCGGCGGCGCCCGTGGTGGCGGCGGGCATCTGGCACTACGGGTGGACCCGCCGCGATCTCGGCGCCCTCGCGGGGGCGACCGTCGCGGGGCTGGCGCTGGCGGCTCAGCCGGGGCCGTGCATGGTGGAGATCTGGCGTGATGGGCGCAGCTCGCTCGACGGTGACGTCTCCGCGGCTGCGGTGCGGGCCGATCTGGCGGACCGGTTCGCGGGCGGGCGGTATCGGACGCCTGAGGTCACGGTGCCGCTGGAGTCGGTGCGGCTCAGCCAGGAGGCGCCCAGCCGCATCCACATCGCCCTGGCGGCTGCCGGCTGA
- a CDS encoding Na+/H+ antiporter, giving the protein MDQFVLLMLVLLGALVTVPLGERLGLPPPVLMTLLGILLAVLPFVPNVDVPPGIVLPLLLPPLLYAAVQRTSWRQFAANWKPIFLLAVALVFVTTAAVAGAAHALVPGLPLAAAVALGALVAPPDPVAATAVAGRLGLPRRMVSLLEGEGLFNDVTAIVLYHVAIAAVVTGSFSWPGALAEFVLSAVVAVLVGLALGWLGGRLMTLLSDATLQVGLSLLVPFAAYAMADEWRGSGVLAVLTSAFYLSDRMFDADDVFGRFASTTFWQVVDTLVTGVAFGLIGLELHAVFGTVHGRLWTVLGWSAVVIGVVVFVRLLWLLPAAWLARKVGRGDDTEIPLSWRETVVMWWAGMRGVASVALALAIPLETAGGAPFPGRPVIVFVAFAVILTTLIAQGLTLPWLVTRLGVKADTAAERELEKRLAVSAAKAARRRLREIDEAEELPEDVVEVLSRRMLDVGLRISPEAADEERREAFEQRARRVRLMRRVQAEMMSAARQAVLEARRDPSADPVVVSRVLRRLDARSLR; this is encoded by the coding sequence GTGGACCAGTTCGTGCTGCTCATGCTGGTGTTGCTGGGCGCCCTGGTCACGGTGCCGCTGGGCGAGCGGCTGGGGCTGCCGCCGCCGGTCCTGATGACGCTGCTGGGCATCCTGCTGGCCGTCCTGCCCTTCGTGCCGAACGTGGACGTGCCGCCCGGCATCGTCCTGCCCCTGCTGCTGCCGCCGCTGCTGTACGCGGCCGTGCAGCGCACGTCGTGGCGGCAGTTCGCGGCCAACTGGAAGCCGATCTTCCTGCTGGCCGTGGCGCTGGTGTTCGTGACGACGGCGGCCGTGGCGGGGGCCGCGCACGCGCTGGTGCCCGGGCTGCCGCTGGCGGCGGCCGTGGCGCTGGGCGCGCTGGTGGCGCCGCCCGACCCGGTGGCGGCCACGGCGGTGGCGGGCCGGCTCGGGCTGCCCCGGCGCATGGTGTCGCTGCTCGAAGGCGAGGGACTGTTCAACGACGTGACCGCGATCGTGCTCTACCACGTGGCGATCGCGGCGGTGGTGACCGGCTCGTTCTCGTGGCCGGGGGCGCTGGCCGAGTTCGTGCTGTCGGCGGTGGTGGCCGTGCTGGTGGGGCTGGCGCTGGGCTGGCTGGGCGGGCGGCTGATGACGCTGCTGAGCGACGCGACGCTGCAGGTGGGGCTGTCGCTGCTGGTGCCCTTCGCGGCGTACGCGATGGCGGACGAGTGGCGCGGCTCGGGGGTGCTGGCGGTGCTGACCAGCGCGTTCTACCTGAGTGATCGCATGTTCGACGCCGACGACGTGTTCGGCAGGTTCGCCTCGACGACGTTCTGGCAGGTCGTGGACACGCTCGTGACCGGGGTGGCGTTCGGGCTGATCGGGCTGGAGCTGCACGCCGTGTTCGGCACCGTGCACGGCCGGCTCTGGACGGTGCTCGGCTGGAGCGCCGTGGTGATCGGGGTCGTGGTGTTCGTCCGGCTGCTGTGGCTGCTGCCCGCCGCCTGGCTGGCCAGGAAGGTGGGCCGGGGCGACGACACCGAGATCCCGCTGAGCTGGCGCGAGACCGTGGTCATGTGGTGGGCGGGCATGCGCGGGGTGGCGTCGGTGGCGCTCGCGCTGGCCATCCCGCTGGAGACGGCCGGCGGGGCGCCGTTCCCCGGGCGCCCGGTCATCGTGTTCGTCGCGTTCGCCGTCATCCTGACGACGCTGATCGCGCAGGGGCTGACGCTGCCGTGGCTGGTGACGCGGCTCGGCGTCAAGGCCGACACGGCGGCCGAGCGGGAGCTGGAGAAACGCCTGGCCGTCAGCGCGGCCAAGGCTGCCAGGCGGCGGCTGCGGGAGATCGACGAGGCCGAGGAGCTGCCGGAGGACGTCGTCGAGGTGCTGTCCAGGCGGATGCTGGACGTCGGGCTGCGGATCAGCCCTGAGGCGGCCGACGAGGAGCGGCGGGAGGCGTTCGAGCAGCGCGCGCGGCGGGTCAGGCTGATGCGGCGGGTGCAGGCCGAGATGATGTCGGCGGCCCGGCAGGCGGTGCTGGAGGCGCGGCGCGACCCGAGCGCGGACCCGGTGGTGGTCTCGCGGGTGCTGCGCCGGCTGGACGCCAGGAGCCTGCGGTGA
- a CDS encoding helix-turn-helix transcriptional regulator has product MAEPIAMFVGRDHELRCLREEFERARAGLPRLVVVEGPAGIGKTTLVHRFLEADGHADGQAGLPVDVVSADGDEGEQLLPYGTLTRLFAGPEGLPQRLAELGLDDRARLPDPLAVGAALLDVVTERQRNEPLCLVVDDVHWADEPTLRALTFCLRRLRVDRVLAVLMLRDAAALAGPEGLLRLVAADGTRRLRLAGLGAPEVGAMVSGLGAGPVSQRGLARLVAHSEGVPLHLRALLEEVPVAALDDLGQPLPAPRSYGLLVLGKVARCAPPVRELISAVSVLGLSCPLHLAARVAGVEEPLQALEQAVREGVLLERSSPRGLLAAFAHPLDRAAVYRDLGPAHRSALHARAALVADGEQARLRHRIEAVAGPSPELAAELAELGRAQVRLGAFGSAAEHLKAAAELSGDPAPLAAEAVEALLLDGRVEEAARLTGNLPERAHPAVRGYALGHLAMVRGQVEEARAHLVTAWERAGPPESGLAARAAQQLAMLCLVKAEGRQAARWAERARNSPGYRFSIDYNRYTLLAGLGVSGQIDAALAATQDLPSPSSASIAELDALLGRGVLRTCSDDLPGGLADLSGAVAACGERSVPFRMLAMAMLGQAEYRAGRWDDAGLHAETAASVADDADQRWLSPVCHALAALVPAARGEWEAAESHVATALSASGGASVDAVASLAYACSAAAHLAAARGDHARTVEALDPLVAVKVHDIVYEPGIVQWLDLLVDALVALGELHRAELQLAGMERLAGRRGRCSAMAAAARCRGGLHAARHENDLAEAAFTTGLAQAEMAGLPFDEARLRLAYGRFLRRLGRRRQAQSQLDLGVALFARLGALPYVDRCERELSACGLPRPESGAAPLMRLTPQEQAVARLVATGMTNRQVARELVLSVKTIEYHLGNAFAKLGVSSRVALTTKIQAEQG; this is encoded by the coding sequence ATGGCTGAGCCGATCGCGATGTTCGTCGGGCGCGACCACGAGCTGCGCTGCCTGCGGGAGGAGTTCGAGCGGGCCCGTGCAGGGCTGCCCAGGCTCGTGGTGGTGGAGGGGCCCGCGGGGATCGGGAAGACGACTCTGGTGCACCGGTTCCTGGAGGCGGACGGGCACGCGGACGGGCAGGCGGGCCTGCCGGTGGATGTGGTGTCCGCCGACGGTGACGAGGGCGAGCAGCTGCTTCCGTACGGGACGCTGACGAGGTTGTTCGCCGGCCCCGAGGGGCTGCCGCAGCGGCTGGCCGAGCTGGGGCTGGACGATCGCGCCCGGCTGCCCGACCCGCTGGCGGTCGGCGCGGCGCTGCTGGACGTGGTGACGGAGCGGCAACGCAACGAGCCGCTCTGCCTGGTCGTGGACGACGTGCACTGGGCCGACGAGCCGACGCTGCGGGCGCTGACGTTCTGCCTGCGCAGGCTGCGCGTGGACCGGGTGCTGGCGGTGCTCATGCTGCGTGACGCGGCCGCGCTGGCGGGCCCGGAGGGGCTGCTGCGGCTGGTCGCGGCGGACGGGACGCGCAGGCTGCGGCTGGCGGGGCTGGGCGCGCCCGAGGTGGGGGCGATGGTCAGCGGGCTGGGCGCGGGGCCGGTGTCGCAGCGCGGGCTGGCGCGGCTGGTCGCGCACAGCGAGGGCGTGCCGCTGCACCTGCGCGCGCTGCTGGAGGAGGTGCCGGTGGCGGCCCTGGACGACCTGGGGCAGCCGCTGCCCGCGCCGCGGTCGTACGGGCTGCTGGTGCTGGGCAAGGTGGCCAGGTGCGCGCCGCCCGTGCGGGAGCTGATCAGCGCGGTGAGCGTGCTCGGCCTGTCGTGCCCGCTGCACCTGGCGGCCAGGGTGGCCGGGGTGGAGGAGCCGCTGCAGGCGCTGGAGCAGGCGGTTCGCGAGGGGGTGCTGCTGGAACGCTCCTCGCCGCGCGGCCTGCTGGCGGCGTTCGCGCATCCGCTGGACCGCGCGGCCGTGTACCGCGACCTGGGGCCCGCGCACCGCTCGGCGCTGCACGCGCGGGCCGCGCTGGTGGCGGACGGCGAGCAGGCGCGGCTGCGGCACCGCATCGAGGCGGTGGCGGGCCCGAGCCCCGAGCTGGCGGCCGAGCTGGCGGAGCTGGGCCGGGCCCAGGTCCGGCTGGGCGCGTTCGGCAGCGCGGCCGAGCACCTGAAGGCGGCGGCGGAGCTGTCGGGCGATCCCGCGCCGCTGGCCGCGGAGGCGGTGGAGGCGTTGCTGCTCGACGGGCGAGTGGAGGAGGCGGCCCGGCTGACGGGGAACCTGCCGGAACGGGCACACCCCGCGGTGCGCGGCTACGCGCTGGGGCACCTGGCGATGGTGCGCGGCCAGGTCGAGGAGGCCCGCGCGCACCTGGTGACCGCGTGGGAGCGGGCCGGCCCGCCCGAGTCGGGGCTGGCCGCGCGGGCGGCGCAGCAGCTCGCCATGCTCTGCCTGGTCAAGGCGGAGGGCAGGCAGGCGGCCCGCTGGGCGGAACGCGCCAGGAACTCCCCCGGCTACCGCTTCAGCATCGACTACAACCGTTACACGCTGCTGGCCGGGCTGGGCGTCTCCGGCCAGATCGACGCCGCGCTGGCCGCCACGCAGGACCTGCCCTCGCCCTCGTCGGCCTCGATCGCGGAGCTGGACGCGCTGCTCGGCCGCGGCGTGCTGCGCACGTGCAGCGACGACCTGCCGGGCGGGCTGGCCGACCTGTCGGGCGCGGTCGCGGCCTGCGGCGAGCGTTCCGTACCGTTCCGCATGCTGGCCATGGCGATGCTGGGGCAGGCCGAGTACCGGGCGGGCCGCTGGGACGACGCCGGCCTGCACGCCGAGACCGCGGCCTCGGTGGCCGACGACGCCGACCAGCGGTGGCTCTCGCCGGTCTGCCACGCGCTGGCCGCGCTCGTCCCCGCCGCCCGCGGCGAGTGGGAGGCGGCGGAGTCGCACGTGGCGACGGCCCTGTCGGCGAGCGGGGGCGCGAGCGTGGACGCGGTGGCCTCGCTGGCCTACGCGTGCAGCGCCGCCGCGCACCTGGCCGCCGCCCGGGGCGACCACGCCCGCACCGTGGAGGCGCTGGACCCGCTGGTGGCGGTGAAGGTGCACGACATCGTGTACGAGCCCGGCATCGTGCAGTGGCTGGACCTGCTGGTGGACGCCCTGGTGGCACTGGGCGAGCTGCACAGGGCCGAGCTGCAGCTCGCCGGGATGGAACGGCTGGCGGGCCGGCGCGGCCGGTGTTCCGCGATGGCGGCGGCGGCCCGCTGCCGGGGCGGCCTGCACGCGGCCCGGCACGAGAACGACCTGGCCGAGGCCGCGTTCACCACCGGACTGGCGCAGGCGGAGATGGCGGGGCTGCCGTTCGACGAGGCGCGGCTGCGGCTGGCGTACGGGCGGTTCCTGCGCAGGCTGGGCCGGCGCAGGCAGGCGCAGTCGCAGCTCGACCTGGGGGTGGCGCTGTTCGCCCGGCTGGGCGCGCTGCCGTACGTGGACCGGTGCGAGCGGGAGCTGAGCGCGTGCGGGCTGCCGCGGCCGGAGTCGGGGGCGGCGCCGCTGATGCGGCTGACGCCGCAGGAGCAGGCCGTGGCGCGCCTGGTGGCGACCGGGATGACGAACCGGCAGGTGGCCAGGGAGCTGGTGCTGAGCGTGAAGACGATCGAGTACCACCTGGGCAACGCGTTCGCGAAGCTGGGCGTCAGCTCGCGGGTGGCGCTGACCACCAAGATCCAGGCGGAGCAGGGTTGA
- a CDS encoding bestrophin-like domain: MVAYTLSILAAVGAVALTALVFRRVKTAGEDRDPSGPSAAHAGAMLSAMFLLVFAIAIIVPWTTADAARLNTHAESQATVDAYWAASGLPGSAPEEVRRSLREYVGFVVKDEWSFMAGGRMHPVGDERMDDLRGRVNALQPRDDEEEDAKATVLEHISAISTARAQRTADAGATPPDGLLVLTILTGVLVTVFPFLAGARPRGLAMLPVMATAALIGFGTYLTWDISRAFNGPLAVGPQAFQEALEEFARISGGM, encoded by the coding sequence ATGGTGGCGTACACGCTCTCGATATTGGCGGCGGTGGGCGCGGTGGCGCTCACCGCGCTGGTGTTCAGGCGAGTGAAGACGGCGGGGGAGGACCGCGACCCCAGCGGGCCGTCGGCCGCGCACGCCGGCGCCATGTTGTCGGCCATGTTCCTGCTGGTGTTCGCCATCGCGATCATCGTCCCCTGGACCACCGCCGACGCCGCCAGGCTCAACACCCACGCCGAGAGCCAGGCCACGGTCGACGCCTACTGGGCGGCCTCGGGGCTGCCCGGCTCCGCGCCGGAGGAGGTGCGCAGGTCGCTGCGGGAGTACGTCGGGTTCGTGGTCAAGGACGAGTGGTCGTTCATGGCGGGCGGGCGCATGCACCCGGTCGGCGACGAGCGCATGGACGACCTGCGCGGGCGGGTCAACGCGCTGCAGCCGCGCGACGACGAGGAGGAGGACGCCAAGGCGACGGTCCTGGAGCACATCAGCGCCATCTCCACCGCCCGCGCCCAGCGCACCGCCGACGCCGGCGCCACACCGCCCGACGGGCTGCTGGTCCTGACGATCCTCACCGGGGTGCTGGTCACCGTCTTCCCGTTCCTGGCCGGGGCCAGGCCGCGGGGGCTGGCGATGTTGCCGGTGATGGCGACGGCGGCGCTGATCGGGTTCGGCACGTACCTGACGTGGGACATCTCCCGCGCCTTCAACGGGCCGCTGGCCGTGGGGCCGCAGGCCTTCCAGGAGGCGCTTGAGGAGTTCGCGCGGATCAGCGGGGGGATGTGA
- a CDS encoding HAMP domain-containing sensor histidine kinase, producing MRHRLLAALLGLSAAALAVFAATGVLLLDRSLLSRVDTQLTDFATNFRQGPPPGVPAPPRRPDVELPTQFHLAIYDPQGTVIRRVPDSGHGPAVPTAAISTPPRTPFTVPDRTGAAEWRTVVVPLPNGDRAAVSISLESNRSTVRQLLLIEAAAGALVLVLLGAVALVVVRLGLRPLTRMERTATAIAAGELDRRVSDSDPRTETGRLGNALNVMLGRLSEALRQRERSERRLRRFLADASHELRTPLTSIRGFAELYRHGRSEPDPVVARILSRIEGEAERMGVLVEDLLLLARLDQERALDLTEVDLHVIAGDVVHGARARDPGRLLELVLGERPVRAVGDEHRLHRVVANLVANAVAHTPPDATVRVVVARAESADEAAVREAVARTESAHEAAARGARAEVVAAQVTEPLVTEPLVAGAEVVGAVAVVEVCDDGPGIEPEHLPHVFDRFYRADAARSRASGGTGLGLAIAAALVEAHDGRIEARSRPGHGTCFRVVIPLHGPRGT from the coding sequence TTGCGGCATCGGCTGCTGGCGGCGCTGCTCGGCCTGTCGGCGGCGGCCCTGGCGGTGTTCGCGGCGACCGGGGTGCTCCTGCTGGACCGCTCCCTCCTGTCCCGAGTCGACACGCAACTCACCGACTTCGCCACCAACTTCCGCCAAGGCCCCCCACCAGGCGTCCCCGCCCCACCACGCCGGCCCGACGTCGAGCTGCCCACCCAGTTCCACCTGGCCATCTACGACCCCCAGGGCACGGTGATCCGCCGCGTGCCCGACTCGGGCCACGGCCCCGCCGTGCCGACGGCGGCGATCTCCACCCCGCCCCGCACCCCCTTCACCGTCCCCGACAGGACGGGCGCGGCCGAGTGGCGCACCGTCGTGGTGCCCCTGCCGAACGGCGACCGGGCAGCGGTGTCGATCTCCCTGGAGTCGAACCGGAGCACCGTCCGGCAGCTCCTGCTCATCGAGGCGGCGGCCGGCGCGCTGGTGCTGGTGCTGCTGGGTGCGGTGGCGCTGGTGGTGGTGCGGCTGGGGTTGCGCCCGCTGACCAGGATGGAGCGTACGGCCACCGCCATCGCGGCGGGTGAGCTGGACCGCCGGGTGTCCGACAGCGACCCGCGCACGGAGACCGGCCGCCTGGGCAACGCGCTGAACGTCATGCTCGGCCGCCTCAGCGAGGCCCTGCGCCAGCGGGAGCGCTCCGAGCGCCGGCTGCGCCGCTTCCTGGCCGACGCCTCGCACGAGCTGCGCACGCCGCTGACGTCCATCAGGGGGTTCGCGGAGCTGTACCGGCACGGGCGCAGCGAGCCCGATCCGGTCGTGGCCAGGATCCTGAGCCGCATCGAGGGCGAGGCCGAGCGGATGGGCGTGCTGGTGGAGGACCTGCTGCTGCTCGCCCGGCTGGACCAGGAGCGGGCGCTGGACCTGACGGAGGTGGACCTGCACGTCATCGCGGGCGACGTGGTGCACGGGGCGCGCGCCCGCGATCCCGGCCGCCTCCTGGAGCTGGTGCTCGGGGAACGGCCGGTGCGGGCGGTCGGCGACGAGCACCGGCTGCACCGCGTGGTCGCCAACCTGGTCGCGAACGCCGTCGCCCACACGCCCCCGGACGCGACGGTGCGGGTCGTGGTGGCGCGTGCGGAGTCGGCTGACGAGGCGGCGGTACGCGAGGCGGTGGCCCGGACGGAGTCGGCCCACGAGGCGGCAGCACGGGGGGCCCGGGCCGAGGTGGTGGCAGCGCAGGTGACGGAGCCGCTGGTGACGGAGCCGCTGGTGGCGGGGGCCGAAGTGGTGGGGGCGGTTGCCGTTGTGGAGGTGTGTGACGACGGGCCCGGGATCGAGCCCGAGCACCTGCCGCACGTCTTCGACCGCTTCTACCGCGCCGACGCCGCCCGCTCCCGCGCCAGCGGCGGCACCGGCCTGGGGCTGGCCATCGCGGCCGCGCTGGTGGAGGCGCACGACGGCCGCATCGAGGCCCGCAGCCGCCCCGGCCACGGCACGTGCTTCCGCGTCGTGATCCCGCTGCACGGCCCACGCGGCACCTGA
- a CDS encoding response regulator transcription factor gives MDAAPRPPVVLVVDDEPNIRELLVDALELNGFQVRTAASGTQALDRVGRERPDIILLDVMLPDLDGFAVAQRLRPDGGGPPVLFLTARDTVADRIAGLSAGGDDYVTKPFSLEEVVLRIRAILRRTGSRAEEPDDGLLRYADLELDEETHVVRRGGRRIHLSPTEFGLLRYLMINAERVVSKSQILDRVWSSGFGADSRIVESYISYLRRKIDVEGAPLIHTLRGVGYSLRDQSLLDRPR, from the coding sequence ATGGACGCTGCGCCGAGACCTCCGGTGGTGCTCGTCGTCGACGACGAGCCCAACATCCGCGAGCTGCTGGTGGACGCTCTGGAGCTGAACGGGTTCCAGGTGCGCACGGCCGCCTCGGGCACGCAGGCGCTGGATCGCGTGGGCCGGGAGCGGCCCGACATCATCCTGCTGGACGTGATGCTGCCGGACCTCGACGGCTTCGCGGTGGCGCAGCGGCTGCGGCCGGACGGTGGCGGGCCGCCGGTGCTCTTCCTGACCGCGCGCGACACGGTGGCCGACCGCATCGCGGGCCTGTCGGCGGGCGGCGACGACTACGTGACGAAACCGTTCAGCCTGGAGGAGGTGGTGCTGCGCATCCGCGCCATCCTCCGCCGGACGGGCTCGCGCGCGGAGGAGCCCGACGACGGGCTGCTCCGCTATGCCGATCTGGAGCTGGATGAGGAGACGCACGTGGTGCGGCGGGGCGGGCGGCGCATCCACCTGTCGCCGACCGAGTTCGGGTTGCTGCGGTATTTGATGATCAATGCGGAGCGGGTGGTGAGCAAGTCGCAGATCCTTGATCGGGTGTGGAGCTCGGGGTTCGGGGCGGACAGCCGGATCGTGGAGTCGTACATCAGTTATCTGCGGCGCAAGATCGATGTGGAGGGGGCGCCGCTGATTCACACGTTGCGCGGCGTCGGCTACTCCTTGCGCGATCAGAGCCTCCTGGATCGTCCCCGATGA
- a CDS encoding phosphotransferase has protein sequence MPDEEVLTGGGVNHVVRVGGTVRRPSGPWTPAVHTVLRHLAERAFAGAPRAHGLDEHGREILDHVPGRTADYPLPAWVRTDEVLAGVARLLREYHDATTGVPHEGVWYFPPVEPAEVICHGDVAPYNCVFRQGRPVAFIDFDTAHPGPRVWDAAYAAYRFVPLHDPGDGDGIPVAEQGRRLRLFADAYGLGEADRQALVRTAIRRLEHLVRFMRERAAAGDAAFAGHVARGDDRFYELNMEHLRRSESALNVALTTCRSPRSDR, from the coding sequence GTGCCGGACGAGGAAGTGCTGACGGGCGGGGGCGTCAACCACGTGGTCCGGGTGGGCGGCACCGTACGCAGGCCGTCAGGCCCCTGGACCCCCGCCGTGCACACCGTGCTCCGCCACCTGGCGGAGCGGGCCTTCGCCGGCGCGCCGCGCGCCCACGGGCTGGACGAGCACGGCAGGGAGATCCTCGACCACGTGCCGGGCCGGACCGCCGACTACCCGCTGCCCGCCTGGGTGCGGACCGACGAGGTGCTGGCCGGGGTGGCCCGGCTGCTGCGCGAGTACCACGACGCGACGACCGGCGTGCCGCACGAGGGCGTGTGGTACTTCCCGCCGGTCGAGCCGGCCGAGGTGATCTGTCACGGGGACGTGGCGCCGTACAACTGCGTGTTCAGGCAGGGCAGGCCGGTCGCGTTCATCGACTTCGACACCGCGCACCCGGGGCCGCGCGTGTGGGACGCGGCGTACGCGGCCTACCGGTTCGTGCCGCTGCACGACCCGGGTGACGGCGACGGGATCCCGGTGGCGGAGCAGGGGCGGCGGCTGCGGCTGTTCGCCGACGCGTACGGGCTGGGCGAGGCCGACAGGCAGGCGCTGGTGAGGACCGCGATCCGGCGCCTGGAGCACCTGGTGCGCTTCATGCGGGAGCGGGCCGCCGCGGGGGACGCGGCCTTCGCCGGCCACGTCGCCCGCGGGGACGACCGCTTCTACGAGCTCAACATGGAGCACCTGCGCCGCTCCGAGAGCGCTCTCAATGTCGCGCTGACTACTTGCCGAAGCCCACGGTCAGACCGCTGA
- a CDS encoding carbohydrate ABC transporter permease: MTTVPTRAPQRAAETVSQGGHRRRKPRRTGERPNWLAGLTSVFWLVIVMVPIYWIVITSFKSQSRYYLENPFAPPSEPTLANYRMVIEADFIQYFINSVITTVGAVVPTVLVSFMAAYAIVRGGRSRLLRWTNSLFLMGLAIPLQATIIPVFLIIVQLGLYDSLVALMLPSIAFAIPLSVLVLTNFIRDVPKELFDSMRIDGATELGMLWRLAFPLTRPAVVTVTIYNALQIWNGFLLPLVLTQSPERRTLPLALASFQGQYSINVPAVLASVVLTTLPILLLYAVGRRQLLSGLTVGFGK; the protein is encoded by the coding sequence ATGACGACCGTCCCCACCAGGGCGCCCCAGCGCGCGGCCGAGACGGTGTCCCAGGGCGGGCACCGCCGCAGGAAGCCGCGCCGCACCGGTGAGCGGCCCAACTGGCTCGCCGGGCTGACCAGCGTCTTCTGGCTGGTGATCGTGATGGTGCCGATCTACTGGATCGTCATCACGAGCTTCAAGTCGCAGTCGCGGTACTACCTGGAGAACCCGTTCGCGCCGCCGTCCGAGCCGACGCTGGCGAACTACCGGATGGTCATCGAGGCCGACTTCATCCAGTACTTCATCAACAGCGTCATCACCACGGTCGGCGCCGTGGTGCCGACCGTGCTGGTCAGCTTCATGGCGGCGTACGCGATCGTGCGGGGCGGCCGGAGCAGGCTGCTGCGCTGGACGAACTCGCTGTTCCTGATGGGCCTGGCCATCCCGCTGCAGGCCACGATCATCCCGGTCTTTCTGATCATCGTCCAGCTCGGCCTGTACGACTCGCTCGTGGCGCTGATGCTGCCGTCGATCGCGTTCGCGATCCCCCTGTCGGTGCTCGTCCTGACGAACTTCATCAGGGACGTGCCCAAGGAGCTGTTCGACTCGATGCGCATCGACGGCGCGACCGAGCTGGGCATGCTGTGGCGGCTGGCCTTCCCGCTGACCCGCCCGGCCGTGGTGACCGTGACGATCTACAACGCGCTGCAGATCTGGAACGGGTTCCTGCTGCCGCTGGTCCTCACGCAGAGCCCGGAGCGGCGCACACTGCCGCTGGCGCTGGCGAGCTTCCAGGGCCAGTACTCCATCAACGTGCCCGCGGTGCTGGCCTCGGTGGTGCTGACCACGCTGCCGATCCTGCTCCTGTACGCGGTGGGCCGCCGCCAGCTCCTCAGCGGTCTGACCGTGGGCTTCGGCAAGTAG